The DNA sequence GAGGATGATGAAGGCGGTCGCGGTGCTCACCAGCATCGTGTCGACGAACACGCCGAGGGACTGGATGAGGCCCTGGTGCACCGGGTGGGCCACGGTCGCCGTCGCGGCGGCGTTGGGGTTGGTGCCCATGCCCGCCTCGTTGGAGAACAGGCCCCGGCGCACCCCGTTGAGGACGGCGGCGACCACGCCCCCGCCGATCCCGGCGAGCGAGGCGTCGAGCCCGAGCGCGCCGGCGAGGATGTCACCGAAGAACGCCGGCAGCGCGCCCAGGTTGCCCGCGACCACGGCCACCGCGACGGCCACGTAGCCCAGCGCCATGAGCGGGGTCATGACCTCGGCCACGCGGGCCACCCCGCGCACCCCGCCGAGCACGACGACCCCGGTGAGGACGACGAGCAGGAGGGCGGCGGCCCAGACCGGGACGCCGTGCGAGCCGGCGAGCGTCGCGGAGATCGTGTTGGCCTGCACCATCGGCATCGCCACGGCCATCGAGGCCACGAGGAGGAAGGCGAAGACCGTCGCCCACCGGCGCGAGCCGAGGCCGCGCTGGATGTAGAAGGCCGGCCCGCCGCGGAACGTGCCGTCCAGGGCCCGGACCTTGAAGACCTGGGCGAGCGTCGCCTCGGCGAACGCGGTGGCCATCCCGACGAGCGCGACCAGCCACATCCAGAGGATCGCGCCCGGCCCGCCGAGGATGAGTGCGATGGCGACACCGGTGATGTTGCCGATGCCGATGCGGGTGGCCATGCCGATCGCGAACGCCTGGAACGAGGAGATCCCGCCCTCGGCCCCGCGCCGTGAGCGCGTGACGTGGCGGAGCATCTGCCCGAACAGCCGCACCTGGACCCCGCGGGTGCGCCACGTCAGCCAGACGCCGGCGAGGACGAGGAGCCCGACGAGGGCGTAGGTGTACAGCGCGTCGTTGGCGGCGCTGAGGGCCTCGGTCACGGTGCTCCGATCGGCGGACGACTGGTGCCGGCCCCATTGTGGTCCGGGGTCAGAGCGCCCGGCAGCCGCGCCCGCGGAGCGGACCCCCGAGGGCCGCGCCGATGGCGGGCATCGGGTGCTCCTCGCCGCCACCGCGCTGGTCCGAGGGCGCGGGGGCGATGAGAGGATCGGGGCATGTCCACCACCACCGGCGCCGCCCTCAACGTGCTCCTCGACGACCTCGAGGACGCCGCCGGCACCACCCCCGACGCGATCTACGAAGCCTTCACCTCCTGGGCGGCGGCGTCCGGCCTGCCGCCCTACCCCCACCAGGAGGAGGCGCTGATGTCGCTGGTGGCCGGCGACCACGTCATCCTCGCCACGCCCACCGGCTCCGGGAAGTCCCTCGTGGCCATGGGCGCGCTGTTCACCGCCCTGGCCACCGGACGCACGGGGTACTACACCGCGCCGCTCAAGGCGCTGGTGAGCGAGAAGTTCTTCGACCTCGTCGACCTGTTCGGCTCGGCGAACGTCGGCATGGTCACCGGCGACAGCGCCATCAACCCCGGCGCCCCGATCATCTGCTGCACCGCGGAGATCCTCGCGAACCAGGCGCTGCGCGACGGCGGTGCGGGCGCCGACGGCGACGCCCTCGTGTGCATGGACGAGTTCCACTTCTACGCCGACCCCCAGCGCGGCTGGGCGTGGCAGGTGCCGCTCCTCGAGCTCACCGGCGCCCAGTTCCTCCTCATGTCGGCCACCCTGGGCGACGTCTCGTTCTTCGCCACGGACCTGCGCCGCCGCACGGGCACCGACGTCGTCGTCGTCGCCGACGCCGAGCGGCCCGTGCCGCTGACGTACGCGTACTCCGTCGAGCCGATCCAGGACCTCCTGCTCGAGCTCGTCCAGACCCACCGGTCCCCCGTGTACGTCGTCCACTTCGCCCAGAAGGACGCCGTGGAGCGGGCCCAGTCGCTCACCTCGGTCCAGGTCGCCACCCGCGAGCAGCGCGACCGGGTCGCCGACGCCCTCGGGGACTTCCGGTTCGGGCCGGGCTTCGGGGTGATCCTCTCCCGGCTGCTGCGCCACGGCGTCGGGGTGCACCACGCCGGCATGCTGCCGCGCTACCGCCGCCTCGTCGAGCGCCTCACCCAGCAGGGCCTGCTCGGCGTCGTGTGCGGCACCGACACCCTCGGCGTGGGCATCAACGTCCCGATCCGCACCGTGGTGGTGACGTCCCTGACGAAGTACGACGGCGAGCGGTCCCGCCACCTCACGGCCCGGGAGTTCCACCAGATCGCCGGGCGCGCCGGGCGCGCCGGGTTCGACACCACCGGCGAGGTCATCGTCCAGGCGCCGGACCACGTCATCGAGAACGCCAAGGCGCTGGCCAAGGCCGGTGACGACGAGCGCAAGCGCCGCAAGATCGTGCGCAAGAAGGCGCCCGCCGGGGCGGTGAACTGGACCGACAAGACCTTCGAGCGGCTGCGCGACGCCGACCCGGAGCCACTGACGAGCCAGTTCCACGTCACCCACACGATGGTGCTGTCCGTCCTCGCCCGGCCGGGCGACCCCGTCGCCGCGATGTACCGCCTCCTCACCGACAACCACGAGCCGGAGCGCGAGCGCAACCCCCACCTGCGGCGGGCGGTGGAGATCTACCGGTCGCTGCGCACCGCCGGCGTCGTCGAGCACGCCCCGGCGTCCTGGCGCCGGGAGCACCCCGGCGAGCCCTACGTGCGCCTCACCGTCGACCTCCCGCGGGACTTCGCCCTCAACGCCCCGCTGTCACCGTTCGCCCTGGCCGCCCTCGACCTGCTCGACCCCGACCACCCCGACTTCGCCCTCGACGTCGTCTCCGTCATCGAGGCCACCCTCGAGGACCCCCGGCCCCTGCTCTACGCCCAGCAGCGCGCAGCGAAGGGCGAGGCCGTCGGCGCGATGAAGGCCGAGGGCCTGGAGTACGACGAGCGCATGGCGCTCCTCGAGGACGTCACCTGGCCGCAGCCGCTCGCCGAGCTCCTCGGGGCGGCGCTGGTCACCTACCGGCGGACCAACCCGTGGGTCTCGGACTACGAGCTGCACCCCAAGTCGGTGGTCCGCGAGATGGTCGAGCAGGCCATGACGTTCTCCGAGCTCGTCTCGCGCTACCAGCTCGCCCGCTCCGAGGGGGTGGTCCTGCGCTACCTCACCGACGCCTACCGGGCGCTGCGGCAGGTGGTCCCCGACGCCGCCCGCACCGAGGAGGTCGCCGCGATCATCGACTGGCTCGGCGAGCTCGTGCGCTCGGTCGACTCCTCCCTCCTGGACGAGTGGGAGGCCCTGGCCGCCGGCGCCGCCGCCGCGGCGGGCGCGGTCGCCGTGTTCGACGACACCCCCACCGCCGTGGAGCGGCGCTTCGGCGCCGCCGCCGACGGCGTCGTGGCGTTCACGCGCAACCGGCACGCGTTCCGCGTCGCCGTGCGCAACGCGCTCTTCCGCCGGGTCGAGCTCGCCGCCCGGGAGGCCTACGAGGTCCTCGGCCGTCTCGACGGCGACGCCGGGTGGGACGCCGAGCGGTGGTCCGGCACCCTGGACGGCTACTGGCGCGAGTACGACTGGCTCGGCACCGGGCCCGAGGCGCGCTCGGCCACCCTGGTCGACATCGACGAGCACCCGACCGACGCCGACGTGCCCGACGGCGCCCCGCGCCCGGGGGTGCGGACCTGGCTGGCGCGTCAGACCTTCGACGACCCGGCCGGGGACCACGACTGGGGCGTCACCGCCCTGGTGGACCTCGACGCCTCGGACGCGGCGGGGACCGCCGTCGTCCGGGTCGTGGCCGTGGGGCCGCGCTGAGATGGCGCGGCGCGGCGGTCGGACGCCGGCGCTGCGGGTCCTGACGGAGCGGGGCGTGCCGCACACGGTCCACGAGTACCACCACGACCCCTCCGCGCCGAGCTACGGCGCGGAGGCGGCCCAGGCCCTGGACGTCGACCCTGCCCGGGTCCTCAAGACGTTGCTGGCCCGGGTCGACGGGTCGCTCGTGGTGGCGGTCGTGCCGGTCGCCGGGCGGCTCGACCTCAAGGGCCTCGCGGCCGCGTGCGGCGGCCGGCGCGCCGTCCTCGCCGAGGCCGCGGACGCCGAGCGCGCCACCGGGTACGTCGTCGGGGGCATCTCCCCCCT is a window from the Georgenia muralis genome containing:
- a CDS encoding alanine/glycine:cation symporter family protein; the encoded protein is MTEALSAANDALYTYALVGLLVLAGVWLTWRTRGVQVRLFGQMLRHVTRSRRGAEGGISSFQAFAIGMATRIGIGNITGVAIALILGGPGAILWMWLVALVGMATAFAEATLAQVFKVRALDGTFRGGPAFYIQRGLGSRRWATVFAFLLVASMAVAMPMVQANTISATLAGSHGVPVWAAALLLVVLTGVVVLGGVRGVARVAEVMTPLMALGYVAVAVAVVAGNLGALPAFFGDILAGALGLDASLAGIGGGVVAAVLNGVRRGLFSNEAGMGTNPNAAATATVAHPVHQGLIQSLGVFVDTMLVSTATAFIILASGMLEPGVTGLDAGAGLTTSAVTTTLGSWMAWPMTLMIFFFGFSSILGAYAYADVNMDFLHAGRHARHVLRGVVVLTTGVGAVLALQTVWTLMDTAMAFLTVVNLVAVVRLAPWVAALLRDYEGQRGGTEVRFDARDHPSLPGHLPGDVWLRPLDRSGTPGH
- a CDS encoding DEAD/DEAH box helicase; protein product: MSTTTGAALNVLLDDLEDAAGTTPDAIYEAFTSWAAASGLPPYPHQEEALMSLVAGDHVILATPTGSGKSLVAMGALFTALATGRTGYYTAPLKALVSEKFFDLVDLFGSANVGMVTGDSAINPGAPIICCTAEILANQALRDGGAGADGDALVCMDEFHFYADPQRGWAWQVPLLELTGAQFLLMSATLGDVSFFATDLRRRTGTDVVVVADAERPVPLTYAYSVEPIQDLLLELVQTHRSPVYVVHFAQKDAVERAQSLTSVQVATREQRDRVADALGDFRFGPGFGVILSRLLRHGVGVHHAGMLPRYRRLVERLTQQGLLGVVCGTDTLGVGINVPIRTVVVTSLTKYDGERSRHLTAREFHQIAGRAGRAGFDTTGEVIVQAPDHVIENAKALAKAGDDERKRRKIVRKKAPAGAVNWTDKTFERLRDADPEPLTSQFHVTHTMVLSVLARPGDPVAAMYRLLTDNHEPERERNPHLRRAVEIYRSLRTAGVVEHAPASWRREHPGEPYVRLTVDLPRDFALNAPLSPFALAALDLLDPDHPDFALDVVSVIEATLEDPRPLLYAQQRAAKGEAVGAMKAEGLEYDERMALLEDVTWPQPLAELLGAALVTYRRTNPWVSDYELHPKSVVREMVEQAMTFSELVSRYQLARSEGVVLRYLTDAYRALRQVVPDAARTEEVAAIIDWLGELVRSVDSSLLDEWEALAAGAAAAAGAVAVFDDTPTAVERRFGAAADGVVAFTRNRHAFRVAVRNALFRRVELAAREAYEVLGRLDGDAGWDAERWSGTLDGYWREYDWLGTGPEARSATLVDIDEHPTDADVPDGAPRPGVRTWLARQTFDDPAGDHDWGVTALVDLDASDAAGTAVVRVVAVGPR
- the ybaK gene encoding Cys-tRNA(Pro) deacylase produces the protein MARRGGRTPALRVLTERGVPHTVHEYHHDPSAPSYGAEAAQALDVDPARVLKTLLARVDGSLVVAVVPVAGRLDLKGLAAACGGRRAVLAEAADAERATGYVVGGISPLGQRTVLPTVVDVTATAWPTVLVSAGRRGLDVELSPADLVTLTGATTAPVARP